A region from the Papaver somniferum cultivar HN1 unplaced genomic scaffold, ASM357369v1 unplaced-scaffold_125, whole genome shotgun sequence genome encodes:
- the LOC113331115 gene encoding CLAVATA3/ESR (CLE)-related protein TDIF-like encodes MMDSNRDEVVVSRTTKSLMMRVLVLVSFVGFLIIVNEVTVIPSSTSEERMPLSSSRTTETTRTSISASSSLGNSNGRHSSKPTATPRVDKRSYMSSERRVPNGPDPIHNRRARKSKEPPGRA; translated from the exons ATGATGGATAGTAATCGCGATGAAGTAGTAGTGTCAAGAACGACGAAATCATTGATGATGAGAGTTCTTGTGTTAGTGAGCTTTGTGGGGTTTTTGATTATTGTTAACGAGGTTACTGTTATACCAAGTAGTACTAGTGAAGAACGGATGCCATTGTCGTCGTCAAGAACAACGGAAACAACGAGAACAAGTATATCAGCATCATCATCCTTAGGAAATAGTAATGGAAGACATAGTAGTAAACCTACTGCTACTCCTCGTGTTGATAAGAGAAGTTACATGTCGAGCGAAAGAAGAGTTCCTAATGGTCCTGATCCCATTCATAACAG gAGAGCAAGGAAGTCCAAAGAACCACCAGGCCGAGCTTAG